The following proteins are encoded in a genomic region of Chloroflexota bacterium:
- a CDS encoding MoaD/ThiS family protein, whose product MTTQTTGESAAPTITVHPHGELTVYFTRSYGGIDIPIEPGITIEALLDRLGIPRKEVWLVAKNGETCPRDVTLDAGDTIELFAPVAGG is encoded by the coding sequence ATGACTACTCAGACGACCGGCGAGTCGGCTGCACCCACGATCACCGTGCATCCCCACGGCGAGCTGACCGTCTACTTCACGCGCAGCTACGGCGGCATCGACATCCCGATTGAGCCGGGCATCACCATCGAAGCCCTGCTGGACCGGCTGGGGATCCCGCGGAAAGAGGTCTGGCTCGTCGCGAAGAATGGCGAGACCTGCCCGCGCGACGTGACGCTGGACGCCGGCGACACCATCGAGTTGTTCGCGCCCGTGGCCGGCGGCTGA